The Desulfoscipio gibsoniae DSM 7213 genome contains a region encoding:
- a CDS encoding SpoVR family protein, producing MHPKEEIKLLEKAIEEITAIAKKFNLDFYNMYFEICPPEIIYSFGSYGMPTRFSHWTFGKAYHKMKTQYDYNLSRIYEMVINTDPCYAFLLEGNSLVQNKMVIAHVLAHCDFFKNNYYFSRTSRKMVESMSAAADRIRSYEFKYGRDKVEGFLDAVISLQENVDPERHIDPDGGKNKKRKTKTQTCCQGPTCSGGKCCQDGCRQDGHQQNSSDLSTPYDDLWDLDNREYSSKRGEVEDEVRRIPEQPEKDLLLFMMNYGRDLYEWQKDIISIIREEMLYFWPQMQTKIMNEGWATYWHMRIMREMDLTGDEAVEFAKTHSGVIQPSKYGINPYYLGLKMFEDIEKRWDNPNDEEKKRYGRPGGEGKRKIFEVRETENDLSFIRNYLTRELVEEQDLYLFKKVGYDWKVTDKDWEQVRDGLVANLYNCGLPYIVVENGDFGKRGEIYLKHVHEGSDLDIYYLERTLPHVFKIWGRTVHLETVVDGKKVLFTHNGDKVSKKVI from the coding sequence TTGCATCCAAAAGAAGAAATTAAATTACTGGAAAAAGCTATTGAGGAAATAACTGCTATAGCTAAAAAGTTTAATCTGGATTTCTATAACATGTACTTTGAAATTTGTCCGCCGGAAATCATTTATTCATTTGGTTCTTACGGTATGCCCACCCGTTTCTCGCACTGGACCTTCGGCAAGGCGTATCACAAAATGAAAACGCAATATGATTATAATCTTAGCCGGATATATGAAATGGTTATCAACACTGATCCCTGTTACGCTTTTTTGCTGGAAGGAAATTCGCTGGTGCAAAATAAAATGGTTATTGCCCATGTTTTGGCGCACTGCGACTTTTTTAAAAACAACTATTATTTTAGCAGAACATCCAGAAAAATGGTGGAAAGTATGTCGGCGGCTGCTGACCGCATCAGGAGTTACGAATTTAAATACGGGCGGGATAAGGTGGAAGGTTTTTTGGATGCGGTGATTTCATTACAAGAAAATGTAGACCCCGAACGGCATATTGATCCAGACGGAGGCAAAAATAAAAAACGTAAAACAAAAACCCAGACTTGTTGCCAGGGGCCGACCTGTTCCGGTGGTAAATGCTGTCAGGATGGCTGCCGCCAAGATGGTCACCAGCAAAATAGTTCAGACCTGAGCACCCCTTATGATGATTTGTGGGATTTGGATAATCGTGAATACAGTAGTAAACGCGGGGAAGTAGAAGACGAGGTAAGAAGAATTCCTGAGCAGCCGGAAAAGGACCTGTTGCTGTTTATGATGAATTACGGACGGGATTTATATGAGTGGCAAAAGGATATAATTTCCATTATCAGGGAAGAAATGTTGTATTTCTGGCCTCAGATGCAGACAAAAATTATGAACGAAGGTTGGGCTACCTACTGGCATATGCGTATTATGCGGGAAATGGATTTAACTGGAGATGAAGCGGTGGAGTTTGCTAAGACCCACTCAGGGGTTATCCAGCCGTCAAAATATGGTATCAACCCCTATTATTTAGGACTGAAGATGTTTGAAGATATTGAAAAAAGATGGGATAACCCCAATGATGAAGAAAAGAAAAGATACGGGCGCCCAGGTGGTGAAGGTAAACGGAAAATTTTTGAGGTCCGTGAAACCGAGAACGACTTGTCTTTTATACGCAACTATTTGACCAGGGAACTAGTCGAAGAACAAGATCTGTATTTGTTTAAAAAAGTTGGTTATGACTGGAAGGTTACTGATAAGGATTGGGAACAAGTGCGGGATGGTTTGGTGGCGAATCTGTATAATTGCGGACTGCCGTATATTGTAGTGGAGAACGGTGATTTTGGCAAGCGGGGGGAAATCTACTTAAAGCATGTACATGAAGGATCGGATCTGGATATTTATTATCTGGAAAGAACACTGCCCCATGTATTTAAAATTTGGGGGCGGACGGTGCATCTGGAAACAGTAGTGGATGGTAAGAAAGTGCTGTTTACCCATAATGGAGATAAAGTAAGTAAAAAAGTTATTTAA
- a CDS encoding transporter substrate-binding domain-containing protein: MCRTKYLWLVVLVLGLALVVAGCGGDSTDKSDGQAMNEDTEKTTWELIQEKGVMTVGLDDTFRPMGFRDEQGNLVGFDIDMGEEFEKRLGITVEWIPTDWSGVNGALNAKKFDVVINGMSITEKRKAEIDFSIPYVNASIGMAVLTDNMDINTKDDLQGIVVATQAGSSGYEACKSLVEEGIIEEDSLKQYNQYPEAFLDLSIGRVNVVVVDVTTAEDYISQKPDTYKIVEQPLVEDMYAIGLRKEDQDLKEVLDKTLTEMMEDGTLTEISKKWFDGKDMIAMPE, from the coding sequence TTGTGTAGAACCAAATATTTATGGCTGGTGGTGCTGGTACTGGGCCTGGCGCTGGTAGTGGCAGGTTGCGGCGGCGATTCGACGGATAAATCTGATGGACAAGCTATGAACGAGGATACCGAAAAAACCACCTGGGAACTGATTCAAGAAAAGGGCGTCATGACCGTTGGTTTAGACGACACTTTCCGCCCTATGGGATTCCGGGATGAACAGGGCAATTTGGTTGGTTTCGACATTGACATGGGCGAGGAATTTGAGAAACGCCTGGGCATTACCGTAGAGTGGATTCCAACCGACTGGAGCGGTGTGAATGGTGCATTAAATGCCAAGAAATTTGACGTAGTTATTAACGGTATGAGTATAACTGAAAAGCGCAAAGCGGAAATTGATTTCTCCATACCATACGTTAATGCCAGTATCGGTATGGCGGTGCTCACGGACAATATGGACATTAACACTAAAGATGATTTACAAGGTATAGTAGTGGCCACTCAGGCCGGAAGTTCCGGATATGAAGCCTGTAAATCATTGGTGGAAGAGGGTATCATTGAGGAGGATAGCCTTAAACAGTACAACCAGTACCCTGAAGCCTTTTTGGATCTATCCATTGGGAGGGTTAATGTGGTAGTGGTTGATGTGACCACAGCCGAAGATTATATCAGCCAAAAGCCGGATACGTACAAAATCGTTGAACAGCCTTTGGTGGAAGATATGTACGCTATAGGTCTACGGAAAGAAGATCAGGATTTGAAGGAAGTACTGGATAAAACTTTAACAGAAATGATGGAAGATGGCACATTGACCGAGATTTCGAAAAAATGGTTTGATGGTAAAGACATGATTGCTATGCCGGAATAA
- a CDS encoding amino acid ABC transporter permease — MRIGPIDVEFLLAIMPILFKGALMTIELTVLAIFFGTIIGLFVALMKISRFKLLSVIGSFYTWVVRGIPLLVQLFILYYGLAQYLDIQLTPKAAAVLGLSICGGAYIAEIIRAGIQSIDKGQMEAALSLGMSSAQAMRRIILPQAYRRLLPPMGNEFIALMKDTSLVSVITMVELMRSGILLNTTYFRSMEIYLTVGIIYLIMTTFFIYIISRLEKRLAISDGD, encoded by the coding sequence TTGCGCATCGGCCCAATCGACGTGGAATTTTTGCTGGCCATAATGCCGATTCTATTTAAAGGTGCATTAATGACCATTGAACTAACTGTGCTGGCCATATTTTTCGGCACAATTATCGGATTATTTGTTGCGCTAATGAAAATTTCTCGCTTTAAATTGCTATCTGTTATAGGTAGTTTTTATACCTGGGTTGTCCGCGGCATACCGTTATTAGTGCAGTTATTTATTTTGTACTATGGTTTGGCACAATACCTTGACATTCAACTAACCCCAAAGGCCGCGGCGGTGCTGGGGTTAAGCATTTGTGGCGGCGCGTATATTGCGGAAATCATCAGGGCGGGAATTCAATCTATAGACAAGGGCCAGATGGAAGCTGCCTTATCCCTGGGTATGTCCTCCGCCCAGGCCATGCGCAGAATAATTTTGCCCCAGGCCTACCGGCGTCTTTTGCCGCCCATGGGCAATGAATTTATTGCCTTGATGAAAGATACATCGCTGGTTTCGGTGATAACAATGGTGGAACTGATGCGCAGTGGTATACTGCTTAATACTACCTACTTTCGTTCTATGGAAATATATTTAACAGTGGGTATTATATATTTAATTATGACTACTTTTTTTATCTATATTATCAGTCGCCTGGAAAAACGTCTGGCTATATCCGATGGTGATTAA
- a CDS encoding amino acid ABC transporter ATP-binding protein, translating into MIVAERVNKYFDKLHVLKDVSLTVDRGEVVVIIGPSGSGKSTFLRCLNYLETIDDGYITMEGQPIGKRKLPDGRLVDDSRKNIYRLRSRMGMVFQRFNLFPHQTALQNVMEGPITVSKTPFAEAKVRAVTLLAKVGLSDKADVYPVQLSGGQQQRVAIARALAMQPQVMLFDEPTSALDPELVGEVLEVIKDLARDGMTMVVVTHEMSFAREVADRVIFMDDGRILEDASPQKIFSNPAHPRAKEFLSKIL; encoded by the coding sequence GTGATAGTTGCGGAGCGCGTTAATAAATATTTTGATAAGCTGCATGTTTTAAAGGATGTCAGTCTTACTGTGGACAGAGGTGAAGTGGTAGTCATCATCGGTCCCAGCGGCTCCGGCAAGAGCACCTTCTTGCGCTGTTTGAATTACCTGGAAACCATTGATGACGGTTATATTACCATGGAGGGCCAGCCCATCGGCAAAAGGAAACTACCCGATGGCCGGTTGGTGGATGACAGTAGAAAAAATATCTACCGTTTACGAAGCCGCATGGGCATGGTCTTTCAGCGGTTTAATTTGTTCCCGCACCAGACGGCTTTGCAAAATGTGATGGAGGGACCTATTACGGTGTCTAAAACTCCGTTTGCTGAAGCAAAGGTTCGGGCTGTAACATTACTGGCCAAGGTAGGGTTATCCGATAAGGCCGACGTTTACCCTGTGCAGCTGTCAGGCGGGCAGCAGCAGCGGGTGGCCATTGCCCGGGCGTTGGCCATGCAACCACAGGTTATGTTGTTTGATGAACCTACCAGCGCCTTGGACCCTGAATTGGTGGGTGAGGTGCTGGAGGTGATTAAGGATCTAGCTCGAGATGGTATGACCATGGTGGTGGTTACTCATGAAATGAGTTTTGCCCGGGAGGTGGCTGATCGGGTCATTTTTATGGATGATGGTAGGATCTTGGAAGATGCCAGCCCGCAAAAGATTTTCTCCAACCCAGCCCACCCCCGTGCCAAAGAATTCTTGAGCAAAATATTGTAG
- a CDS encoding Ku protein yields MRALWKGAITFGLIYVPVKMYAATEKKDVKFNYLHAQCHTPLRYVRYCPHCNKEAKTDEIVRGYEYEKGQYITVTEDELAGLSGEKNRSVDIIDFVDMQKIDPVYFDRSYYLGPGEGGKKVYELLRQSMLETNRAAIALITIRNRESLAVIRPTQQALIMETMFYADEVRSVEQVEEIGGQVNLHENEVKMAVNLIDNLSTDFEPGKYTSVYREKLHEIIRAKIAGDAVVEKPAAPAAENVVDLMSALKASIEIAKEERGNRKRRQAAGKGS; encoded by the coding sequence ATGCGGGCTCTTTGGAAAGGTGCAATTACTTTTGGGCTAATTTATGTTCCCGTGAAAATGTATGCCGCCACCGAAAAAAAAGATGTTAAGTTTAACTATTTACATGCCCAGTGCCACACCCCGCTGCGTTACGTACGCTATTGTCCTCACTGTAACAAAGAAGCAAAAACCGATGAAATAGTGCGGGGTTATGAATATGAAAAGGGCCAGTATATAACCGTTACAGAAGATGAACTGGCCGGCTTGTCAGGAGAAAAAAATCGAAGCGTGGATATTATTGATTTTGTTGATATGCAAAAAATTGATCCGGTTTATTTTGACCGCTCCTATTATTTGGGCCCGGGGGAAGGCGGTAAAAAAGTGTACGAACTATTAAGACAATCCATGCTTGAGACAAACCGGGCGGCTATCGCACTAATCACTATCAGGAACAGGGAGTCTTTGGCTGTTATCAGGCCTACCCAGCAGGCTTTAATTATGGAAACTATGTTTTATGCTGATGAAGTGCGTTCGGTTGAACAAGTTGAGGAAATTGGAGGTCAGGTTAACCTGCATGAGAATGAAGTAAAGATGGCGGTAAATTTAATTGATAACTTGTCCACAGATTTTGAACCAGGTAAGTATACCAGTGTTTACCGTGAAAAGCTACATGAAATAATCAGGGCTAAAATTGCCGGTGATGCTGTGGTGGAGAAACCGGCTGCCCCTGCAGCAGAAAATGTAGTTGATCTTATGTCCGCGCTTAAAGCCAGCATTGAAATAGCCAAGGAAGAACGTGGTAACCGGAAAAGGCGCCAGGCGGCGGGAAAAGGATCATGA
- the ligD gene encoding non-homologous end-joining DNA ligase, with amino-acid sequence MNSVVNSVLPLVKPMLAVPAQPFDDPDYFFEIKWDGYRCLAYLDGQTNLVSRNLKNITGTFPDLGGLCHCVNDKPMVLDGEIIVLDGGKPSFDALQSRAKLVDKHRVGRAANNLPAIYVAFDILYRRGKSMMQFSLSERRDCLQAIAKTDNNFIISEPVRGGGVAFYQACVDRGLEGAVAKKIDSKYRPGTRSVYWKKLRHTRVADFVICGYRQGRGGRMLGSLVLAAWNGTSFIYQGMVGSGLSWDEEVFLLKKLVHLGTPNPPFKGNPVPVRDVQWLRPRLVCQVEYLTLTRGGILRHPVYKGLRADKAPEECAPAGQQN; translated from the coding sequence ATGAATTCAGTTGTTAATAGCGTTCTTCCACTGGTAAAACCAATGCTGGCGGTCCCCGCCCAACCCTTTGATGATCCCGATTACTTTTTTGAAATCAAATGGGATGGTTATCGCTGCCTGGCCTATTTGGATGGTCAAACCAATCTGGTTTCTAGAAATCTTAAGAATATTACCGGTACCTTTCCGGACCTGGGTGGTTTATGCCACTGCGTAAATGATAAACCAATGGTGCTGGATGGTGAAATTATTGTATTAGATGGCGGTAAACCATCCTTTGACGCTTTGCAGTCCCGGGCCAAGCTGGTGGACAAACACCGGGTCGGGCGAGCGGCCAATAACCTGCCCGCTATTTATGTAGCTTTTGATATTTTATATCGCCGGGGTAAATCAATGATGCAGTTTTCTTTAAGCGAACGCCGAGATTGTCTGCAAGCCATTGCTAAGACAGATAATAATTTTATAATTTCCGAGCCGGTGCGTGGGGGAGGCGTTGCATTTTACCAGGCCTGTGTTGATAGGGGGCTGGAAGGGGCCGTTGCCAAAAAGATTGACAGCAAGTACAGACCCGGTACTCGCTCGGTATACTGGAAAAAACTGCGACATACCCGTGTGGCTGATTTTGTTATCTGTGGATACCGGCAAGGGCGGGGTGGTAGAATGCTGGGTTCACTGGTGCTAGCCGCCTGGAACGGAACAAGTTTTATTTACCAGGGTATGGTGGGCAGCGGTCTCAGCTGGGATGAAGAGGTTTTTTTGCTAAAAAAACTAGTCCATCTTGGCACGCCCAATCCTCCTTTTAAAGGCAACCCGGTACCGGTGCGGGATGTACAGTGGCTACGGCCCCGGCTAGTCTGTCAGGTGGAGTATTTAACTCTCACCCGGGGGGGCATTTTGCGGCATCCGGTATATAAAGGTCTGCGTGCGGATAAGGCACCCGAGGAATGCGCGCCGGCCGGGCAACAAAATTAA
- the ligD gene encoding non-homologous end-joining DNA ligase, which yields MAEIRREMVEIHGRVLTLTNLDKPFWPEMGLTKAHLIKYYLDMAPYILPYIYNRPLVMKRYPDGIKGDFFYQKECPSYAPEWVETYPVRHTGKITNYVVCNDTATLIWLANQGCVEIHAWLSRIEDVDYPDLAIFDLDPAEGVSFAEVLKVALLVRDMLVEFALTGFPKTSGSSGLHIFIPLTKRYTFAEITEAMKSMAEIIVRAYPERVTTQRSISKRKGKVYLDYLQNGRGKTMAFIYSLRPLPGAPVSTPLTWAEVEEKNIKPGCFNMENILKRVKAVGDLFNGFMETKNNIDLFVEKRKPLILDANTIDSDPF from the coding sequence GTGGCCGAGATAAGGCGGGAAATGGTAGAGATACATGGGCGAGTATTGACCCTTACTAACCTTGATAAGCCTTTTTGGCCTGAAATGGGCTTAACCAAAGCTCATTTAATAAAATACTACCTTGATATGGCACCTTATATTTTGCCATACATTTATAACCGGCCGCTGGTCATGAAAAGATATCCCGATGGTATAAAAGGAGATTTTTTTTATCAAAAGGAATGCCCTTCATACGCGCCTGAATGGGTGGAAACTTACCCGGTTCGGCATACCGGTAAAATTACCAATTATGTGGTGTGTAATGACACTGCAACCCTGATTTGGTTAGCCAACCAGGGTTGCGTGGAAATTCACGCCTGGCTAAGCCGGATAGAGGACGTTGATTATCCGGATCTGGCCATATTTGATTTAGATCCCGCTGAAGGGGTGTCCTTTGCCGAGGTGTTGAAAGTGGCCCTATTGGTGCGGGATATGCTGGTTGAATTCGCCTTAACCGGATTTCCCAAAACATCAGGCTCAAGCGGGCTGCATATTTTTATTCCCTTGACGAAAAGGTATACCTTTGCTGAAATAACTGAAGCCATGAAAAGTATGGCCGAAATAATCGTCAGGGCCTATCCCGAAAGGGTAACCACGCAAAGAAGTATTTCCAAGCGTAAAGGGAAGGTTTATCTTGACTATCTACAAAACGGTCGGGGTAAAACCATGGCTTTTATATACAGCCTCAGGCCGCTGCCGGGAGCCCCCGTATCCACACCTTTAACCTGGGCGGAAGTGGAAGAAAAAAATATTAAGCCGGGTTGTTTTAATATGGAGAATATTTTAAAGCGAGTGAAAGCTGTCGGTGATTTATTTAACGGCTTTATGGAAACAAAAAATAACATTGATTTGTTTGTCGAAAAAAGGAAACCATTAATACTTGATGCTAATACTATTGATTCAGATCCTTTTTAA
- the dprA gene encoding DNA-processing protein DprA, whose translation MNEKIYWLAWHIILAGQARKFWTIMEHFGTAKHAWCAPDSDFNYLAGSRQGNNGAMLVRRKQCDLSKVASYLDDKDTSVIFYHDAEYPGQLKNIYDPPPVLFLRGSEDCLESVSVALVGARKATPYGLSVAEKLAGDLAGAGVAVVSGMARGIDAAAHRGALDAGGSTIAVLGCGVDVIYPRENGRLKSSIMQNGVVISEFPPGTPPDSWHFPVRNRVISGLCKVVVVVEAAERSGALITAHVALEQGRDVMAVPGNITSKLSKGPNALIKQGAAPVLGAGDIVEELGLALIKQPLPSDSANGLKLNDHEKLLLKLLNYEAVSLEVIVQKSGLAAGEVMSALMFLEVKGLIRQMPGRLYALSGK comes from the coding sequence ATGAATGAAAAAATATACTGGCTTGCCTGGCATATTATCTTGGCTGGGCAAGCCCGCAAGTTTTGGACAATCATGGAGCACTTCGGCACAGCTAAGCATGCTTGGTGTGCCCCTGACAGTGATTTTAATTACCTGGCGGGTTCACGCCAGGGAAATAACGGGGCAATGCTAGTGCGCCGAAAACAATGTGATTTATCCAAAGTGGCTAGCTATTTGGATGATAAAGATACTAGCGTTATCTTTTATCATGATGCCGAATACCCCGGGCAGTTAAAAAATATTTATGACCCACCGCCGGTTTTATTTTTACGCGGCAGCGAGGATTGTCTGGAAAGTGTCTCCGTGGCCTTGGTGGGCGCAAGAAAAGCTACTCCCTATGGATTAAGTGTGGCGGAGAAACTGGCCGGGGATTTGGCCGGGGCCGGGGTAGCTGTGGTTAGCGGCATGGCCCGGGGAATAGATGCTGCCGCTCACCGCGGGGCACTAGATGCCGGAGGTAGTACTATTGCTGTGCTGGGTTGTGGGGTTGATGTGATTTACCCCAGGGAAAACGGCAGGCTAAAGAGTAGCATTATGCAAAACGGTGTGGTAATTAGCGAATTCCCACCGGGCACCCCGCCGGATTCCTGGCATTTTCCGGTACGGAACCGGGTGATTAGCGGTCTGTGTAAGGTAGTGGTTGTTGTAGAGGCCGCAGAGAGGAGCGGTGCATTAATAACTGCTCATGTTGCGCTGGAGCAGGGCCGGGATGTGATGGCGGTGCCGGGAAATATTACATCCAAGCTGAGCAAAGGTCCCAATGCACTGATTAAGCAGGGAGCGGCACCAGTGCTGGGTGCAGGTGATATTGTAGAGGAATTGGGCCTGGCATTAATTAAACAGCCTTTACCCAGCGATTCCGCAAATGGTTTAAAATTAAACGATCATGAAAAACTATTGCTTAAACTACTAAATTATGAAGCTGTTTCCCTGGAAGTAATCGTTCAAAAGTCGGGGCTTGCGGCCGGGGAGGTAATGTCGGCATTAATGTTTCTGGAAGTGAAGGGATTGATCAGACAAATGCCCGGCAGGTTATACGCGCTGTCCGGTAAATAA
- the topA gene encoding type I DNA topoisomerase, whose protein sequence is MAKTLVIVESPAKAKSLGKFLGKKYTVKASMGHVRDLPKSQFGVDIQEGFKPKYITIRGKGDIIKELKAATKKADKVLLASDPDREGEAIAWHLANVLNINEQDPCRIAFNEITKQAVQQAVKHPRPVDRRKVDAQQARRILDRLVGYNLSPLLWRKVKKGLSAGRVQSVAMRLICDREEEIQAFEPEEYWSLAAKLVKGRTGSLVAKLHKIDGQKAHIPDEAHVNEIRDDLQKESFEVAKITRREKKRQPALPFTTSSMQQEAYRKLNFTARKTMMVAQQLYEGLDLGKEGPVGLVTYIRTDSTRIAETAEQEADSFIVERFGAGYVPAEKRRVAPKGRSQDAHEGIRPTSVLREPDNIKQFLTRDQYRLYKLIWERFVASQMSPAIIDTTSVDVRAGKYIFRANGSIIKFPGFMQVYIEGRDDEEETGESKTLPELQEGEQLKLRALVPKQHFTQPPPRFTDATLIKTLEEKGIGRPSTYAPIVDTILKRGYVVREKKNFYPTELGLVVVDLLKKYFYNIIDVEFTAAMEQKLDDIEEGDVNWVSILEDFYMPFEELLEVADKEIEQIQVEDEVTDEVCELCGRNMVIKMGRYGKFLACPGFPECRNARPLLEPTGVSCPNCSGELVLRRSKKGRKFYGCSNYPECEFVVWDQPTNRKCPICGSMMVLKENKKGQVYHCTNKECGAKVEAVDEEEGDNHNASAGEANDSVNAY, encoded by the coding sequence GTGGCAAAAACTTTAGTAATTGTGGAATCACCGGCCAAGGCTAAAAGCCTGGGCAAGTTTCTTGGCAAAAAATATACAGTTAAAGCGTCAATGGGGCATGTGAGGGATCTGCCAAAAAGTCAATTCGGGGTTGATATACAAGAAGGTTTTAAACCCAAGTATATAACTATTAGAGGTAAGGGCGATATAATTAAAGAATTAAAGGCTGCCACCAAAAAGGCTGATAAAGTACTGCTGGCCTCCGACCCTGACCGGGAAGGGGAAGCCATTGCCTGGCACCTGGCCAATGTGTTAAATATTAATGAACAAGATCCGTGCCGGATTGCATTTAATGAAATTACCAAGCAAGCGGTACAGCAGGCTGTCAAGCACCCGCGCCCTGTTGACAGGCGCAAAGTGGATGCCCAGCAGGCCAGGCGCATTCTGGACAGGTTAGTTGGCTATAATTTAAGCCCGCTGCTATGGCGCAAGGTTAAAAAAGGCTTAAGCGCCGGGCGGGTGCAATCGGTGGCTATGCGTTTGATTTGTGACCGTGAAGAGGAAATTCAGGCTTTTGAACCGGAGGAATACTGGTCTCTAGCCGCTAAACTGGTCAAGGGGAGAACGGGCAGTCTGGTGGCTAAATTACATAAAATTGACGGGCAAAAAGCGCATATTCCAGATGAAGCGCATGTCAATGAAATTAGAGATGATTTGCAAAAAGAATCATTTGAAGTAGCTAAAATTACCCGGCGGGAGAAAAAGAGGCAGCCTGCTCTACCCTTTACCACCAGCAGTATGCAGCAAGAAGCCTATCGTAAATTAAATTTTACGGCCAGGAAGACTATGATGGTGGCCCAGCAGCTTTATGAAGGTCTGGATTTGGGTAAAGAAGGCCCGGTGGGCTTGGTTACTTATATCCGTACCGATTCCACCCGGATAGCCGAAACCGCGGAGCAAGAAGCAGATTCCTTTATTGTCGAGCGCTTTGGTGCCGGATATGTCCCTGCCGAGAAAAGGCGTGTGGCACCCAAGGGCCGGTCCCAGGATGCCCATGAGGGTATCAGGCCCACCTCTGTGCTGAGGGAACCGGATAATATTAAACAATTTTTAACCCGCGATCAATACAGGTTATACAAGTTGATTTGGGAAAGATTTGTGGCCAGCCAGATGAGTCCTGCGATTATTGATACCACCAGCGTGGATGTTCGGGCGGGAAAGTACATTTTCAGGGCCAATGGTTCCATTATTAAATTTCCCGGTTTTATGCAGGTTTATATTGAGGGGCGAGACGATGAAGAGGAAACCGGCGAAAGTAAAACATTGCCGGAGCTGCAGGAAGGTGAGCAATTAAAACTACGTGCCCTGGTACCTAAACAGCACTTTACCCAGCCACCGCCCAGGTTTACTGATGCCACCTTAATAAAAACCTTGGAGGAGAAGGGTATTGGCCGGCCAAGTACTTATGCGCCCATTGTTGATACTATACTTAAAAGAGGCTATGTAGTAAGGGAAAAGAAAAATTTTTATCCCACCGAGCTTGGTTTAGTGGTGGTGGACTTGCTGAAAAAATATTTTTACAATATTATTGATGTTGAGTTCACAGCAGCAATGGAGCAGAAATTAGACGATATCGAAGAAGGGGATGTAAACTGGGTCAGTATTCTCGAAGATTTTTACATGCCCTTTGAAGAACTGCTGGAGGTAGCGGACAAGGAGATAGAACAGATTCAGGTGGAGGACGAGGTTACTGACGAAGTATGCGAGCTGTGTGGTAGAAATATGGTCATTAAAATGGGTAGATACGGAAAGTTTTTGGCTTGCCCGGGGTTTCCGGAATGTAGGAATGCCAGACCATTACTGGAGCCCACCGGTGTATCTTGCCCCAATTGCAGCGGCGAGCTGGTTTTAAGACGCAGTAAAAAGGGAAGAAAATTTTATGGTTGCAGTAATTACCCGGAATGTGAATTCGTGGTTTGGGACCAGCCTACCAATCGTAAATGTCCTATTTGTGGCAGCATGATGGTTTTAAAGGAAAATAAAAAGGGCCAGGTGTATCACTGCACCAATAAGGAGTGCGGGGCTAAGGTCGAAGCAGTAGATGAAGAAGAAGGAGACAATCATAATGCTTCCGCAGGTGAGGCGAATGATTCGGTTAACGCCTACTAA